In Neovison vison isolate M4711 chromosome 14, ASM_NN_V1, whole genome shotgun sequence, the following proteins share a genomic window:
- the C1QTNF8 gene encoding LOW QUALITY PROTEIN: complement C1q tumor necrosis factor-related protein 8 (The sequence of the model RefSeq protein was modified relative to this genomic sequence to represent the inferred CDS: inserted 5 bases in 3 codons; substituted 1 base at 1 genomic stop codon), with the protein MAAGVWKVCPPVETIHQTTDLKDGFPGSWPPTPGQALGKAQDVGTTVYPARQPGRNRLVETATQPGPGASLPTLGPCPFPKQPEGSNSHGALVWTAASGLLLFLGLHVGAWPGLRPPQRPCVXCCRPARPPAVPHRTGEPWGLLPRVHPTVDISILKGEKGEPGVTGPSGSSGKEGLPGAHGLQGHKGQKGQAGPPGSLCPRTCAAFSVGQREGLPSTDRFQAVPFDAELVNLDXSLYLPSGRFLHAVPGVYFLSLSVRTCNHXETYLHIMCHGRAAAVPYASPGSTASHRPRXLLLPLATGDAVWVRVFQCDRSNAIYGEHSDLCITFSSHLVKPATEL; encoded by the exons ATGGCTGCCGGGGTCTGGAAGGTCTGTCCCCCTGTAGAGACGATCCACCAGACCACGGATCTGAAGGATGGCTTCCCGGGATCCTGGCCCCCAACGCCCGGCCAGGCTCTTGGGAAAG CTCAGGATGTGGGTACCACCGTCTACCCAGCTAGACAGCCGGGGAGAAACCGCCTGGTGGAGACTGCCACCCAACCTGGGCCCGGAGCCAGCCTCCCAACCCTGGGGCCCTGCCCGTTCCCGAAGCAGCCCGAGGGCTCCAACAGCCATGGG GCTCTGGTATGGACGGCAGCCTCTGGCCTCCTGCTCTTCCTGGGGCTGCATGtaggggcctggcctggcctgaggCCTCCCCAACGTCCCTGTGTGTAGTGCTGCCGCCCTGCCCGGCCCCCTGCTGTCCCCCACCGCACTGGGGAGCCGTGGGGGCTGCTGCCCCGCGTGCATCCCACTGTGGACATCTCCATCCTCAAAG GTGAGAAGGGCGAACCAGGGGTCACTGGTCCCTCCGGCAGCAGCGGGAAGGAGGGTCTGCCAGGCGCCCATGGCCTCCAGGGCCACAAAGGCCAGAAGGGGCAGGCAGGGCCACCGGGCTCCCTGTGTCCACGCACCTGCGCGGCCTTCTCGGTGGGCCAGCGGGAGGGCCTGCCCAGCACTGACCGCTTCCAGGCCGTGCCCTTTGACGCAGAGCTGGTGAACCTGGA AAGCCTTTACCTGCCATCCGGCCGCTTCCTGCATGCTGTGCCGGGCGTCTACTTCCTGAGCCTCAGCGTGCGCACGTGCAACC AAGAGACCTACCTGCACATCATGTGCCACGGGCGGGCCGCTGCTGTGCCGTACGCCAGCCCAGGGAGCACAGCGTCACACAGACCCAG GCTGCTGCTGCCACTGGCCACTGGCGACGCCGTCTGGGTGCGCGTGTTCCAGTGTGACCGCAGCAACGCCATCTATGGTGAGCACAGCGATCTCTGCATCACCTTCAGCAGCCACCTGGTCAAGCCGGCCACGGAGCTCTAG
- the SSTR5 gene encoding somatostatin receptor type 5 yields the protein MEPLFPAPTPVTWSPSPAVTSAAGENGTLAGPSPSPGARAVVVPVLYLLVCAAGLGGNTLVIYVVLRHAKMKTVTNIYILNLAVADVLLMLGLPFLATQNAVSYWPFGPVLCRLVMTLDGINQFTSIFCLTVMSVDRYLAVVHPIRSARWRRPRVAKLASAAVWAFSLLMSLPLVVFADIQEGWDTCNLSWPEPVGLWGAVFIIYTSVLGFFGPLLVICLCYLLIVVKVKASGVRVGAPRRRSERKVTRMVVVVVLVFVGCWLPFFVVNIVNLAFVLPEEPVAAGAYFFVVVLSYANSCANPVLYGFLSDNFRQSFRKVLCLRKGSGAEDADATEPQPDKSGRLQEATPPVCGSEANGLMQTSRL from the coding sequence ATGGAGCCTCTGTTCCCGGCCCCCACGCCGGTCACCTGGAGCCCCTCCCCAGCGGTCACCAGCGCAGCTGGCGAGAACGGGACGCTGGCGGGGCCGTCGCCGTCGCCGGGGGCCCGCGCGGTGGTGGTGCCCGTGCTGTACCTGCTGGTGTGCGCGGCGGGGCTGGGCGGGAACACCCTGGTCATCTACGTGGTGCTGCGCCACGCCAAGATGAAGACGGTCACCAACATCTACATCCTGAACCTGGCCGTGGCTGACGTGCTGCTCATGCTGGGGCTGCCCTTCCTGGCCACGCAGAACGCCGTGTCCTACTGGCCCTTCGGCCCCGTCCTGTGCCGGCTGGTCATGACGCTGGATGGCATCAACCAGTTCACCAGCATCTTCTGCCTGACCGTCATGAGCGTGGACCGCTACCTGGCCGTGGTGCACCCCATCCGCTCCGCCCGCTGGCGCCGCCCCCGGGTGGCCAAGCTGGCCAGCGCCGCGGTCTGGGCCTTCTCGCTGCTCATGTCCCTGCCGCTGGTGGTGTTCGCGGACATCCAGGAGGGCTGGGACACCTGTAACCTCAGCTGGCCGGAGCCCGTGGGCCTGTGGGGTGCCGTGTTCATCATCTACACGTCGGTGCTGGGCTTCTTTGGGCCCCTGCTGGTCATCTGCCTGTGCTACCTGCTCATCGTGGTCAAGGTGAAGGCATCAGGCGTGCGCGTGGGCGCCCCGCGGCGGCGCTCAGAGCGCAAGGTGACCcgcatggtggtggtggtggtgctggtgttCGTGGGCTGCTGGCTGCCCTTCTTCGTGGTCAACATCGTCAACCTGGCCTTCGTCCTGCCCGAGGAGCCTGTTGCCGCGGGCGCCTACTTCTTCGTGGTCGTCCTATCCTACGCCAACAGCTGCGCCAACCCCGTGCTCTATGGCTTCCTCTCCGACAACTTCCGCCAGAGCTTCCGGAAGGTTCTGTGCCTCCGCAAGGGCTCCGGTGCCGAGGATGCCGATGCCACGGAGCCCCAGCCCGACAAAAGCGGCCGGCTGCAGGAGGCCACACCGCCCGTGTGCGGCTCCGAGGCCAACGGGCTCATGCAGACCAGCCGGCTGTGA
- the TEKT4 gene encoding tektin-4: MEQMDVLLTKEPAPQTVPACELPQKLYDVARNTGAHTSSGLATAGFRSAKYLADEWFQNCYARYHQAFADRDQSERQRHESQQLAAETEALARRSQEDSTRKVGARLQDTHCWKSELQQEVRELAAETDLLLAQKQRLQRALDATAVPFSVATDNLQCRERRQHPDLVRDFVEMELLKEAELIRNIQELLKRTITQAVNQIRLNREHKETCEMDWSDKVEAYNIDQMCALYHNQSTEVQFHPHSAKFEESASTPETWARFTQDNLHRAERERLASANLRVLVDCILRDTAEDLRLQCDAVNLAFERRCEELEDARHKLENHLHKTLREITDQEHNIAMLKQAIKDKEAPLKVAQTRLYQRSHRPNVELCRDAAQFRLVNEVEELNTSLAALKEKLLEAEQSLRNLEDTRMHLEKDLAVKTNSLFIDRQKCMAHRARYPTILQLAGYQ, from the exons ATGGAGCAGATGGACGTGCTCCTGACCAAGGAGCCGGCCCCGCAGACGGTGCCAGCCTGCGAGCTGCCCCAGAAGCTGTACGATGTGGCCCGGAACACAGGTGCCCACACGTCCTCGGGCCTGGCCACCGCCGGCTTCCGCTCGGCCAAGTACCTGGCAGACGAGTGGTTCCAGAACTGCTATGCCCGCTACCACCAAGCCTTCGCCGACCGCGACCAGTCGGAGCGGCAGCGCCACGAGAGCCAGCAGCTGGCGGCGGAGACGGAGGCGTTGGCCCGGCGCTCGCAGGAGGACTCCACCCGGAAGGTGGGCGCGCGGCTGCAGGACACGCACTGCTGGAAGTCGGAGCTGCAGCAGGAGGTGCGCGAGCTGGCCGCCGAGACCGACCTGCTGCTGGCCCAGAAGCAGCGGCTGCAGCGTGCCCTGGACGCCACCGCCGTGCCCTTCTCCGTCGCCACCGACAACCTGCAGTGCCGTGAGCGCCGCCAGCACCCCGACCTCGTCCGGGACTTCGTGGAAATGGAGCTGCTGAAG GAAGCCGAGCTTATCCGCAACATTCAGGAGCTCCTCAAAAGGACCATAACGCAGGCCGTGAACCAGATCCG GCTGAACCGAGAGCACAAGGAAACGTGTGAGATGGACTGGTCTGACAAGGTGGAGGCCTACAACATTGACCAGATGTGCGCGCTCTACCACAACCAGAGCACGGAGGTGCAGTTTCACCCGCACTCGGCCAAGTTCGAGGAGAG CGCCTCCACGCCCGAGACGTGGGCCAGGTTCACCCAGGACAACCTGCACCGCGCGGAGCGCGAGCGTCTGGCCTCGGCCAACCTGCGGGTGCTCGTCGACTGCATCCTGCGGGACACGGCCGAGGACCTGCGGCTGCAGTGCGACGCCGTGAACCTGGCCTTCGAGCGCCGCTGTGAGGAGCTGGAGGACGCGCGCCACAAGCTGGAGAACCACCTGCACAAG ACGCTGCGGGAAATCACGGACCAGGAGCACAACATAGCCATGCTGAAGCAGGCCATCAAGGACAAGGAGGCGCCCCTGAAGGTGGCTCAGACCCGTCTGTACCAGCGCTCGCACAGGCCCAACGTGGAGCTGTGCCGGGATGCCGCGCAGTTCAG GCTGGTGAACGAGGTGGAGGAGCTGAACACGTCCCTCGCGGCGCTGAAGGAGAAGCTTCTAGAAGCCGAGCAGTCACTACGCAACCTGGAGGACACGCGCATGCACCTGGAGAAGGACCTGGCTGTCAAGACCAACAGCCTCTTCATTGACCGCCAGAAGTGCATGGCCCACCGTGCCCGCTACCCCACCATCCTGCAGCTGGCCGGCTACCAGTGA